DNA from Lates calcarifer isolate ASB-BC8 linkage group LG14, TLL_Latcal_v3, whole genome shotgun sequence:
ggtcagttcACTGTTAGAAAATATTCTTTTCATATCTTTTGTCAACCAGGAAGATTTGCATTTGTAAAGTTCTGCACTTACAACTCAAATACAAAGATAGAAGTACCTGTATGAAGTTTCCTGATTTTGAAAACCAGAACAATGATGATtataaagaggaaaataatcaGACCACCCAGGATCACCCTCATCAGATCTGCTAGTTCATCAGACTTTTCTACAAGAAAGATGattcagtttcactttttatatCGAGATCAGCTGTTATTTTGACAGAGACTAAAAAGAGCACATGTTTATCTCTTTCCAATCAGAACACAGATGAGACTTAATAACAATCTTACCTTGAACCTTTAAATATGTTGCACTGGAAATTACTGAGTTTCCAGTTGTGGGAAGTCCACAGAAATAAAGTCCAGAGTCAGATAAATCCACTGGTTTGATGTTGAGAAAGAGAGTAGTGCTGTTGGATGTCATGTtaaattttccattttgaaaTCCATCAGAGTAAGAAGCATTACCATCAGAGGTGAACATGGAGGAGATCTGGCTGGCGTTGGGCTCATTGCCCAGTCTGAACCAGAGTATGTGAGCAACAGAACTGGTAAAgttagtacacagcagagtgacCTCTTCACCAGGCTGTACCTCCACAGTGTGAAACTCagaaactgagacagagatccagcctgaaacacacaagtAAATCATCCAGTAACTTATAATTCAACAGGAACCAAAGAGGAATGTAAATGATGTTATTAATGAACAATATTTTGGTTGTACTTACTGAAGGTACAGAGTAAAGCTGTTATCAAGGTAAAGTTCATCGTTGCGTGAACAGTACGACTGCACCACTTCAATGTTAGTGACTGAACTGTGTTCCAGTAAGAGTGGTGTCAGCGTAAAGAGGCGGGCTGTTCTTTGGTTGGTCCAGCTGCTCAAACTGACAATGTAAAAGCTCTCAGGAAAATGGGTGTAAAATAACAGCTGCAGTGAGAACAATACAAAGTTAAAATCCTGTGTGATAACGATTTAGATAATGTTGGAAATGTCAGAATCAGAAGTGATTCAGGAATCAGTTTGTATAGGTCTGTGCAGTGTAATTGTTGATGATCTTTGCCTTCATCAACTGTTCTTTCCTATATCAGGATACTTCATACACCTGTTCTATTAATGCCATATCCAACACATTTTAACTGAAAGCTTATGTGTTCACTGGACTAGTTGTTGAGACATCACTTCACAGAGGTTTAACCTTACTGTGTGAATTAAGTTGAGAACAATATACAGCAATAGGAAAGCATCAGGAAACTTCAGTGTCTCATCATGCTTGGATATACCATGTCCACCTGTCGTCCATTTAACCCACAGTTAGCCAAGTTTCATCTGTGAGAGTTTGATGACTGGTAAGTTAGCGTAACACAGACTGTTGTGACCTACAGTTTATACACCTTCAGTAATGGTAAACCATAAGAAAGGAGGAGACCTGTTTTACAAGTGTAAGCCATTCAGCAATTAGTATTTTCTGCTGTCATGTTACGAGAAGTTTACAGTTGAACACAAAGTCAGATGTTAGCACATTTGATCTAATGCTCAAACTAATCTCTAAAAATATATCAAAGTCAGTAAATTTAAATCCTATTAAACTTACAAGGAAACAATATTCATACCTTGTTATAACCCTAACCTTTAATGCAACATGCTGTagtttcttcattcattcattcattcacacagtgcAGGGAAACATGTTTGAATGTATTAGAATTGTAATTCCTGCAGTTAAAGATAAAGCATCAGTGATGCTAATGTTAGTCATAAATGTTAGAATAACCTACCAGAGAACAAAAAGACATGGGTATGGTCTCTCAGTAGAAGTTGATAAGATGACTGTATGAGTAATAGCAGGTTAAATCTTACCTGAACAATGGTAATTATTGAATTAATGTTTGCAGGGCTTAGTTGGTTCAAATACAAATATCACAGTGGAGATGGATGGGACCTTCATCTGCTGTGGTTTTGATGTGATCTGACATGTCTTAAAAACATGCAGCCTTTTGCAGTGTAAATGTGTCGATTTGAAAGGTGTGTAAGTGTCACAGTGCTGCAGGCATCTTTTCACAAGAAcatgtgagatgtgtgtgtgagtgctgatATAAGTGTGACTTGTGATGAGGGGAGCAGTGACACGGTTTGAGATCATTTTACCACCAACAGGATGCTCACTGATCTGAAGGTGCTCAGTACATGTATAAAGTGACTAAACTGAATCTAGAGTCTCTTTTAGCAGTGCAGCTCCTCACTGGTCACTGAAAGTTGTCAGCACAGCTGACAGCAAAGCATAGCGTGGTACTTcctcattaaaaacatattatcAATCATAATCCAATGAATCAGTTGTAAATGACAGGCTGCTGAGCCATTAACATTATGTGTTGTGCTGTAATGAGCCAGTTTTGTATTGAACTGAATGAGACTGATTGGACCAGCAACTGACTGAACATACTACTGAAGACAGTCTGAGTCAGTGCTGAACATCAGGCTGTATGAATGGTGACGCATTCACTTACTGTTGTAGGTACTGAAGTCCTTTGAACTTGATGCGTTCACTTACTGTAGTACAAACTTAAGTGCATTTGaacagtgctgcagtgctgagcATTGCTGAGCAGTGCTACAGCTTCATCTGGTTGAGAGCTCATTAATGATACAGATATAGATCCCTCAGTGATACAGACAGTGCTGTTTGTCACCACAGTGGCATGACGAGGGAgatgctgaattttttttttcatagattTACCATATCATCATACACACTTACAGTGACATCATAATTAAAGTGTACAGTTGTTAATTTGAtggcctgtgtgtttttgaaaggCTTTTCTACAAACATAGAGAAGCTGATTCATTTTGTCTTCCTGACAGAAGAAAGTCAGCCAGAATTCACaactttttttcacactttattcTGTAAACGTGGAGTGAACAGGTTACTGTGAACAGATTTTCACCTCAGCTGTGCTCAGACCACACTGTGCTGCCTCTTCCTGTCAAACATGTGATGTGCACCTCACTCActcctccactgctgcagaCAGTGGAGCAGCAAACACTCTTCCTCCATCAGACACCTTTACATCCTTCAGATAACATCAATAAAACACTtcagatgagacagagagagggaggatgcaAACTGATCTCACATCAGTTATTAATAAAGAATCTATGACAAACCCTGATGTTTTCTGACACAGTGATGTTAACTCCAGCTCCAGCATGAGCTGTAGTTTAATCAGATTCTCGTGTCTATCTGCTGGCAGCGTAAATAACATGAGTCTCCACTTGTCTCTCTGATGCAGGCCTCCTGTTTCTTATTGTTGGTGAACACAAACTCAGTGCTGCATCCTTCAGGTCATCAGAGTCCAGGTTCTGTGGATGAAAGTATTTACAGTCATACATCTTACACAGCTGAGGTGGTGAGATGAAATACAATCATTCTCTGAAAAACTACCCAAAGTGATTCCAGCACGTtttaaaccacaaaacaaacaacttaatTTAACTGTAACCTTACAATAAGACTCACCTCACTCTGTGGATTCTGTTCCTGTTCATCagctgaaatataaaaacaatatctGATCAGTTAATagttatttttgaaaaactttgCCATTAATAATTTTCCAAAAAGGAAGTTTTAGCTTTGTTCATCATGTTGACACAACTCAATAAATCAAAGTAGAAACCAGTTTTCAACAAGTACCTGTGTGACGTTTGCTGATTGTGACGGCCATAGCAGTGACAGCTGTGATGAGGAAAGTTCCAGCGCCCAGGATCACACTCAGGCTCGTTTCTCCATGAGGATTTCTCTCTACAGGAGGTGGATTATTATTGAATTAGACTCTGTACAGATGTTTAAATGGACTGACTGGACTTTTTTGGAAACAGCTCTTTACAGTATCATCATAGTActtagtttgttttttcttacagGAGACACATCTGTTTCTTTCTAAGAAAAAGGTAGAAGTTGCTTTGCAACAATCTTACCTTGAACCTTTAAATATGTTGCACTGGAAATTACTGAGTTTCCAGTTGTGGGAAGTCCACAGAAATAAAGTCCAGAGTCAGATAAATCCACTGGTTTGATGTTGAGAAAGAGAGTAGTGCTGTTGGATGTCATGTtaaattttccattttgaaaTCCATCAGAGTAAGAAGCATTACCATCAGAGGTGAACATGGAGGAGATCTGGCTGGCGTTGGGCTCATTGCTCAGTCTGAACCAGAGTATGTGAGCGACAG
Protein-coding regions in this window:
- the LOC108882007 gene encoding uncharacterized protein LOC108882007, which codes for MNFTLITALLCTFSWISVSVSEFHTVEVQPGEEVTLLCTNFTSSVAHILWFRLGNEPNASQISSMFTSDGNASYSDGFQNGKFNMTSNSTTLFLNIKPVDLSDSGLYFCGLPTTGNSVISSATYLKVQEKSDELADLMRVILGGLIIFLFIIIIVLVFKIRKLHTAHKEGHNPQHSETQLCERSHLQNLGSDDLNYAALSFLPKAKRSRRPPSERELEPNVVYATSR
- the LOC108882014 gene encoding uncharacterized protein LOC108882014 isoform X2, translated to MMNFTLITALLCTFSWISVSVSEFHTVEVQPGEEVTLLCTNFTSSVAHILWFRLSNEPNASQISSMFTSDGNASYSDGFQNGKFNMTSNSTTLFLNIKPVDLSDSGLYFCGLPTTGNSVISSATYLKVQERNPHGETSLSVILGAGTFLITAVTAMAVTISKRHTADEQEQNPQSENLDSDDLKDAALSLCSPTIRNRRPASERQVETHVIYAASR
- the LOC108882014 gene encoding uncharacterized protein LOC108882014 isoform X4 translates to MMNFTLITALLCTFSWISVSVSEFHTVEVQPGEEVTLLCTNFTSSVAHILWFRLSNEPNASQISSMFTSDVDLSDSGLYFCGLPTTGNSVISSATYLKVQERNPHGETSLSVILGAGTFLITAVTAMAVTISKRHTADEQEQNPQSENLDSDDLKDAALSLCSPTIRNRRPASERQVETHVIYAASR